In a genomic window of Methanobrevibacter oralis:
- the moaA gene encoding GTP 3',8-cyclase MoaA, with protein sequence MSSQPVKDKFDRPIISLRITLTNRCNVNCLYCHHDGMVSSKDEMTPDELYTICKIAKKIGVRKIRISGGEPLIRKDIVEIVEKISSLGFEDISMTTNGVLLEKYAQDLKDVGLDRVNVSLDTLNPETYQFISKKNYLDSAKKGILKSVEVGFYPVKINMVIMKDINQFEIKDMFKFCKDNNIVLQLIELIESENCEDDEFSAEYHYNLDTIEEELSNIADNIKTRKFMQGRKKYYINGGEIEVVKPVDNSNFCANCSRLRITPDGKIKPCLLRNDNLVELISHVRNNESEKKLEEIFIKGIDNRKPFN encoded by the coding sequence ATGAGTTCCCAACCTGTAAAAGATAAATTTGATCGCCCCATCATATCTTTAAGAATAACATTGACAAACAGATGTAATGTTAATTGTTTATACTGCCATCACGATGGAATGGTTTCATCAAAAGATGAAATGACTCCTGATGAGTTATATACAATTTGTAAAATAGCTAAAAAGATAGGCGTTAGAAAAATCAGAATATCTGGTGGAGAACCATTAATTAGAAAAGACATAGTTGAAATTGTTGAAAAAATTTCTAGTCTTGGCTTTGAAGATATATCAATGACAACAAATGGTGTTTTATTAGAAAAATATGCCCAAGATTTAAAAGATGTTGGACTTGATAGAGTAAATGTTAGTTTAGATACTTTAAATCCTGAAACTTATCAATTTATTTCTAAAAAAAATTATTTAGACTCTGCAAAAAAAGGAATTTTAAAAAGTGTTGAAGTAGGATTTTATCCTGTTAAAATAAATATGGTTATAATGAAAGACATTAATCAATTTGAAATTAAAGACATGTTCAAATTCTGTAAAGATAACAATATTGTACTTCAATTAATTGAATTGATAGAAAGTGAAAATTGTGAAGATGATGAATTTAGTGCAGAATATCATTATAACCTAGATACTATCGAAGAAGAATTGTCTAATATAGCTGATAATATTAAAACACGTAAATTTATGCAAGGCCGTAAAAAATATTACATCAACGGTGGAGAAATCGAAGTAGTTAAACCTGTTGACAATAGTAATTTTTGTGCAAACTGCAGTAGATTAAGAATAACCCCTGACGGTAAAATTAAACCTTGTTTGCTTAGAAATGATAATCTTGTTGAACTAATTTCTCATGTGAGAAATAATGAAAGTGAAAAAAAATTAGAAGAAATTTTCATTAAAGGTATTGACAATCGAAAGCCTTTTAATTAA
- the mobB gene encoding molybdopterin-guanine dinucleotide biosynthesis protein B: MKIVSIVGNKNSGKTSLTTKLIRELTKRGYNVASVKHSHHNIEMDKPNTDTWRHKQAGANLVVGIGSTTFFNVKEEYDLNRILYLLKHLGNFDFVIIEGFKKYNYPKIATSPEIVDEYTIKEVNPFEADYEMINELADLIEEKGHDIVDTLFLDNCGYNNGEEIAHEIRNGNIKTDELDDVHSYLSVNDKVIGLNRFVSDYIKQTLVGIINSLHTKEYGVDTVDKIEVLINDKEKIDSAIKKSDIIINGEKIEINEFVKSIVANSIIGIVKSLQTNEKAKNIQIDIENIENNDIYNANVSLIINDEIIKINAFVKGILKESIFGILKTLHIDDEIKDVKIDVEIE; this comes from the coding sequence ATGAAAATAGTATCTATTGTTGGAAATAAAAATTCTGGAAAAACTTCATTAACTACAAAACTTATTAGAGAACTTACAAAAAGAGGATATAATGTAGCTTCAGTTAAACATTCTCATCATAATATAGAAATGGATAAACCGAACACTGATACATGGCGACATAAACAAGCTGGAGCTAATTTAGTTGTGGGTATAGGTTCCACTACATTTTTTAATGTAAAAGAAGAATATGATTTAAATAGAATTCTATATTTACTAAAACATTTAGGTAATTTTGATTTTGTAATTATTGAAGGATTTAAAAAATATAACTATCCCAAAATAGCAACATCACCGGAAATTGTTGATGAATATACAATAAAAGAAGTTAATCCCTTTGAAGCAGATTATGAAATGATTAATGAATTAGCTGACCTTATCGAAGAAAAGGGCCATGACATTGTTGATACATTATTTTTAGATAATTGCGGATACAATAATGGAGAAGAAATAGCTCATGAAATTCGAAATGGAAATATTAAAACTGATGAATTAGATGATGTACACAGTTACCTATCTGTTAACGATAAAGTGATTGGATTAAACAGATTTGTTAGCGATTATATTAAACAAACCCTTGTTGGAATCATAAATAGTCTTCATACCAAAGAATATGGTGTAGATACTGTTGATAAAATTGAAGTGCTAATAAATGATAAAGAAAAAATAGATTCCGCTATTAAAAAATCTGATATAATAATTAACGGTGAAAAAATTGAAATCAATGAATTTGTAAAGTCAATAGTTGCAAATTCAATTATAGGAATTGTCAAATCCCTTCAAACTAATGAAAAAGCTAAAAATATACAAATAGATATCGAAAATATCGAAAACAATGACATTTACAATGCAAATGTTTCTCTTATAATAAATGATGAAATTATTAAAATCAATGCGTTTGTAAAAGGTATTTTAAAAGAAAGCATATTTGGAATATTAAAAACATTACATATTGATGATGAAATTAAAGATGTGAAAATTGATGTGGAGATTGAATAA
- a CDS encoding 4Fe-4S binding protein — MPKHIASGLKYLAAVKLKDAGESHQAIAEELGVDRSTISHYLNGRNLSWNSIEVARTITELSPRDFLKMTEAIFDEPDQSRKIVNICRERNFEAKVEDSCIGCGLCVSMCPMKAIKLESLKAHVDSIQCCGCQLCKDECPTNSIKILEIEYD, encoded by the coding sequence ATGCCAAAACATATAGCATCTGGTTTAAAATATTTGGCCGCGGTCAAATTAAAAGATGCGGGTGAAAGTCACCAAGCAATTGCTGAGGAGTTAGGCGTTGATAGATCGACAATATCTCATTATTTGAATGGTAGGAACTTATCTTGGAATTCAATAGAGGTTGCGCGGACTATCACTGAATTATCTCCTCGCGATTTTTTAAAGATGACTGAGGCCATATTTGATGAACCAGATCAGAGTCGTAAAATTGTGAATATTTGCCGAGAAAGAAATTTCGAAGCTAAAGTAGAAGATTCTTGTATTGGTTGCGGCTTATGTGTAAGCATGTGTCCGATGAAAGCTATTAAGTTAGAATCATTAAAAGCACATGTAGACTCCATACAATGTTGTGGTTGTCAACTATGTAAAGACGAATGCCCAACTAATTCGATAAAAATTTTGGAGATTGAATATGATTAG
- the fwdF gene encoding tungsten-dependent formylmethanofuran dehydrogenase subunit FwdF: protein MIRNLKEVNDNNFDITRSAEEVRNLSFKDDICLGCGICEFTCPVGAIELNAIAVDARSRVSNAIYFSGHDKIAQNFRDDFDVQKITVNENKCVLCGMCSGLCPVDALVLTINDVPIREIEAYPHYNAFSEIDDDECIYCKRCEIACPRDAIVIERKLPVRADLVTGEIEVNEDECIYCGVCEELCPAEAIIVDKETGKESIEINTDNCVYCLVCKKACPTNAIKAVCRSCSYGEYDLNPAKAVVKGNSIIDSELCVYCGWCEGVCPTDAAKTKKPFKGTLEVDQDKCQACGACVDICNCNALAFPISNAPGSRLDHVITNDEYCIRCKACSNACPNGAITVTRTEIDHTPINSTTWKEALDAIKD from the coding sequence ATGATTAGAAATTTAAAAGAGGTCAACGACAATAACTTTGACATCACAAGATCTGCCGAAGAAGTAAGAAACTTGTCTTTTAAAGATGACATCTGTCTTGGGTGTGGAATTTGTGAATTTACTTGTCCTGTTGGCGCAATTGAATTAAATGCAATTGCTGTTGATGCTCGTAGTAGAGTGTCTAATGCAATTTACTTTAGTGGACATGATAAAATCGCTCAAAATTTCCGTGATGATTTTGATGTTCAAAAGATTACTGTAAACGAAAATAAATGTGTTTTATGTGGTATGTGTAGTGGTTTATGTCCTGTTGACGCATTAGTATTAACTATTAATGACGTGCCGATTAGAGAAATTGAAGCATATCCTCATTATAACGCTTTTTCCGAAATCGACGACGATGAATGTATTTACTGTAAAAGATGTGAAATTGCATGTCCTCGTGATGCTATTGTCATTGAAAGAAAATTACCAGTACGTGCTGACTTAGTAACTGGTGAAATTGAAGTAAATGAAGATGAATGTATCTACTGTGGGGTATGTGAAGAATTATGTCCTGCAGAAGCAATTATTGTAGATAAAGAAACAGGTAAAGAATCTATTGAAATTAACACTGACAATTGTGTTTATTGTCTTGTTTGTAAAAAAGCTTGTCCTACAAATGCAATTAAAGCAGTTTGTAGATCTTGTTCTTATGGAGAATATGACTTAAATCCTGCTAAAGCTGTTGTTAAAGGGAATTCCATCATTGACTCAGAACTTTGTGTATATTGTGGTTGGTGTGAAGGTGTTTGTCCAACTGACGCAGCTAAAACTAAAAAACCATTTAAAGGAACTTTAGAAGTAGATCAGGATAAATGTCAAGCTTGTGGAGCATGTGTAGATATTTGTAATTGTAATGCTTTAGCATTCCCAATTTCTAATGCACCTGGTTCAAGATTAGATCATGTCATCACTAATGATGAGTATTGTATTCGCTGTAAAGCATGTTCTAATGCTTGTCCTAATGGTGCAATTACTGTAACCAGAACTGAAATTGATCATACTCCTATAAATTCAACAACTTGGAAAGAAGCTTTAGATGCAATTAAAGACTAG
- a CDS encoding ATP-binding protein, whose product MELKVNQDNCLGCGICVIACPVNAAISPENAGGNGAKTEEVVIMVENGFIKLFSSEKCELCGTCQMFCPVNAIWLE is encoded by the coding sequence ATGGAACTTAAAGTTAATCAAGATAATTGTTTAGGATGCGGGATTTGTGTAATTGCTTGTCCTGTTAACGCAGCTATCAGTCCAGAAAATGCTGGTGGTAATGGTGCAAAAACTGAAGAAGTCGTAATCATGGTAGAAAACGGATTTATTAAATTATTCAGTTCTGAAAAATGTGAATTGTGTGGAACATGTCAAATGTTTTGCCCAGTAAATGCTATATGGTTAGAATAG
- a CDS encoding molybdopterin dinucleotide binding domain-containing protein, producing MHYANTYLEKPVVPDVKITGEGTTDVLKCMLNTGSDIYQGACKKRGSTLKEEYKNVSGTCYMDPRDMAKLGVNNWDTVLVKTDWGEVVVNAAVSRDAPHEGTIFICKGPWANTVVSHDTYCCSDPTYKGVKCTVEKTDRKVLLMADLMRWVYKKYVDEDDNDVVENMESLGERPVYKGRKWEELIDHDL from the coding sequence ATGCATTATGCTAATACTTATTTAGAAAAACCTGTAGTGCCTGATGTAAAAATTACTGGTGAAGGAACTACTGATGTTCTTAAATGTATGTTAAACACTGGATCTGATATTTATCAAGGGGCATGTAAGAAAAGAGGTTCTACCTTAAAAGAAGAATATAAAAACGTGTCAGGAACTTGTTATATGGATCCAAGAGATATGGCTAAATTAGGTGTAAACAATTGGGACACTGTTTTAGTTAAAACTGATTGGGGAGAAGTTGTTGTAAATGCTGCAGTATCTAGAGATGCTCCTCATGAAGGAACTATATTTATTTGTAAAGGCCCATGGGCTAATACTGTTGTAAGTCATGATACTTACTGTTGTTCTGACCCTACTTACAAAGGTGTTAAATGTACTGTAGAAAAAACTGATAGAAAAGTATTACTCATGGCTGATTTAATGAGGTGGGTATACAAAAAATATGTTGATGAAGATGATAATGATGTTGTTGAAAACATGGAATCTTTAGGCGAAAGGCCAGTATACAAAGGACGTAAATGGGAGGAGTTGATTGATCATGACTTATGA
- a CDS encoding formylmethanofuran dehydrogenase subunit B: protein MTYEPPVTDYDYIVENCTCAFCGCNCDDLDYLVKDNHVVAVRHACRLGASKIMEDMDQRLLVPMIRDENGELMEVDWDTALDKAAEYIANSIRPVFYGWSETSTECMKEGLELGEYIGAVLDNQATICHGPSLQAVQNAGYPIQTLGEVQNRADVIVYSGSNAMNSHPRHMARYAVFCRGYFRQRGRFDRTVVTMDPKFSDTAKCSDKWIGFEQNGDYGFYNAIRAVLKGKELYQDVISGIPKEDIYELCEEMKNAEFGTLFFGLGLTHTLSKQRNIDIAIKMIQDLNKFSKWGLTPMRGHFNVNGFNIFMAFETGFAFGVDFCRGYTRYMLGETNTIDLLTRKEPDCFMVIAADPGAHFPNGANQHLADIPVIQIDIHWGPSTELADVVLPGSFIAVECAGTSYRMDGVPIYMKKAIDKPETCRDDEWIVRELKERVMKLREEPNVAPKYVPNPNAL, encoded by the coding sequence ATGACTTATGAACCACCTGTTACAGATTATGATTACATTGTGGAAAATTGTACTTGTGCATTTTGTGGATGTAATTGTGATGATTTAGATTACTTAGTTAAAGATAATCATGTTGTTGCTGTAAGACATGCATGCAGATTAGGAGCAAGTAAAATCATGGAAGATATGGATCAAAGGTTACTTGTTCCAATGATTAGGGATGAAAATGGAGAGCTCATGGAAGTAGATTGGGACACTGCTTTAGATAAAGCTGCTGAATATATTGCTAATTCTATTAGACCAGTATTTTATGGATGGTCTGAAACATCTACTGAATGTATGAAAGAAGGTTTAGAATTAGGTGAGTATATTGGTGCTGTATTAGATAATCAAGCTACTATCTGTCACGGACCAAGTTTACAAGCTGTACAAAATGCAGGATATCCTATTCAAACTTTAGGGGAAGTTCAAAACAGAGCAGATGTCATTGTTTACTCTGGAAGTAATGCTATGAACTCTCACCCAAGACACATGGCTAGATATGCTGTGTTCTGTCGTGGATACTTTAGACAAAGAGGAAGATTTGATAGAACTGTTGTAACTATGGATCCTAAATTTTCAGATACTGCTAAATGTTCTGATAAATGGATTGGTTTCGAACAAAATGGGGATTATGGTTTCTACAATGCTATCCGTGCAGTATTAAAAGGAAAAGAATTATACCAAGATGTAATTTCTGGAATCCCTAAAGAAGATATTTATGAATTATGTGAAGAAATGAAAAATGCTGAATTTGGTACTCTTTTCTTTGGTTTAGGTTTAACTCATACATTATCTAAACAAAGAAACATAGATATTGCAATTAAAATGATTCAAGATTTAAACAAATTCTCCAAATGGGGCCTTACTCCAATGAGAGGTCACTTTAATGTAAATGGTTTCAACATTTTCATGGCTTTCGAAACTGGTTTTGCATTTGGTGTTGATTTCTGTAGAGGTTACACTAGATATATGTTAGGTGAAACAAACACTATTGATTTACTTACCAGAAAAGAACCTGATTGTTTCATGGTTATTGCAGCAGATCCTGGTGCTCACTTCCCAAATGGAGCTAATCAACACTTAGCTGATATTCCTGTAATTCAAATTGATATTCACTGGGGACCATCTACTGAACTTGCTGATGTAGTATTGCCTGGTTCATTCATTGCTGTCGAATGTGCAGGTACAAGTTATCGTATGGATGGAGTTCCTATTTACATGAAAAAAGCTATTGACAAGCCTGAAACATGTCGTGATGACGAATGGATTGTTAGAGAATTAAAAGAAAGAGTAATGAAACTCAGAGAAGAGCCAAATGTCGCTCCAAAATATGTGCCTAATCCAAACGCACTCTAA
- a CDS encoding formylmethanofuran dehydrogenase subunit A, whose translation MMEYILKNGIVYDPANGINGEKKDVMFKDDIIVDNVSSEAKVIDVTNKIVMPAGVDPHSHIAGPKLVVGRLYRPEDSRRGVTQKTKVLRSESGFSIPSCPATGYRYSRLGYGTVVEAAMPPLEAKHTHEEIATIPNIDVPALPLFGNNWFVMEYAKENNIEDLAAFVSAWLKISKGYGIKIVNPCGSEAWGWGMNVHGYDDKAPYFDVTSREVVMALAKANEMLGLPHSIHIHPNDLGHPGNVPTTLATLDSVKNIKKSSNATIRDQVMHICHLQFHSYTGNSWKDAASGAEEIAKYINSHDHITCDVGQVTFDETTTMTADAPMEYDLFKLSGLKWTNKDIECETAAGIIPCIYSQKSPVSSLQWAIGLELFLHIDDPWKVCLTTDHPNAGPFIRYPRIMSWLMSSKRRMDMIDNGEVHKWAHKRTTLGTIDREYDFYDIATITRAAPAKIYGFEDRGALTPGFKADIAVYDINPNEIDPSLQYQEIEDGFSLAEYTIKDGQILVKDKEIVKVKESQNIWVNVEGYEKQEQKVIDDIMPFFTQYYSVKWENYPVHDHYVSNPIRIDVQK comes from the coding sequence ATAATGGAATATATACTTAAAAATGGTATTGTTTACGACCCTGCTAATGGAATCAATGGGGAGAAAAAAGACGTAATGTTTAAAGATGACATCATCGTAGACAATGTATCATCAGAAGCTAAAGTAATTGATGTCACTAATAAAATTGTCATGCCGGCAGGTGTTGATCCTCACTCACATATTGCAGGACCAAAATTAGTTGTTGGTAGATTATACAGACCTGAAGATTCAAGAAGAGGTGTTACTCAGAAAACTAAAGTATTAAGATCTGAATCTGGTTTTTCAATTCCAAGTTGTCCAGCAACTGGTTACAGATATTCAAGATTAGGTTATGGTACTGTTGTAGAAGCAGCTATGCCTCCACTTGAAGCAAAACACACTCACGAAGAAATTGCTACTATTCCTAATATTGATGTTCCAGCTTTACCATTATTTGGTAACAACTGGTTTGTAATGGAATATGCAAAAGAAAATAATATTGAAGATTTAGCAGCATTTGTATCTGCATGGTTAAAAATATCTAAAGGGTACGGTATTAAAATTGTGAATCCATGTGGTAGTGAAGCATGGGGATGGGGTATGAATGTACATGGATACGATGATAAAGCACCTTACTTTGATGTAACATCTAGAGAAGTCGTAATGGCGTTAGCTAAAGCAAATGAAATGTTAGGTCTTCCGCATTCTATTCATATTCACCCAAATGACTTAGGTCATCCAGGTAATGTACCTACTACTCTTGCAACTTTAGATTCTGTTAAAAATATTAAGAAGAGTTCTAATGCTACAATAAGAGATCAAGTTATGCATATTTGTCACTTACAATTCCACTCTTACACTGGTAACAGTTGGAAAGATGCTGCATCTGGTGCTGAAGAAATTGCTAAATATATTAATTCTCATGATCACATTACTTGTGACGTTGGTCAGGTAACTTTCGATGAAACCACTACTATGACTGCAGATGCACCAATGGAATATGATTTATTCAAATTATCTGGATTAAAATGGACCAACAAAGATATTGAATGTGAAACTGCTGCTGGTATTATTCCATGTATTTACTCACAAAAAAGTCCAGTTAGTTCTTTACAATGGGCTATTGGTCTTGAATTGTTTTTACACATTGATGATCCATGGAAAGTATGTTTAACAACTGACCATCCTAATGCAGGTCCATTTATAAGATATCCAAGAATTATGTCCTGGTTAATGAGTAGTAAAAGAAGAATGGACATGATAGATAATGGTGAAGTACACAAATGGGCTCATAAAAGAACTACCCTTGGAACTATTGATAGGGAATATGATTTCTATGACATTGCAACTATTACAAGAGCTGCTCCAGCTAAAATCTATGGATTTGAAGATAGAGGAGCACTTACTCCTGGTTTCAAAGCAGACATTGCAGTATATGACATAAATCCTAATGAAATTGACCCATCACTTCAATATCAAGAAATTGAAGATGGTTTCTCCCTTGCAGAGTACACTATTAAAGATGGTCAAATTTTAGTAAAAGATAAAGAAATCGTAAAAGTCAAAGAAAGTCAAAACATATGGGTAAATGTAGAAGGATACGAAAAACAAGAACAAAAAGTCATTGATGATATTATGCCGTTCTTCACTCAATATTACTCTGTAAAATGGGAAAATTATCCTGTACATGATCACTACGTATCTAACCCAATCAGAATAGATGTTCAAAAATAA
- a CDS encoding formylmethanofuran dehydrogenase subunit C yields the protein MFNLKTITFDQIKTSSIALEFDEVIPDEIYSWTEADFAKYQVPIGNSRFPITDFFKITVEGEADGPADVKMILNGDLNRVKYIGCKMSDGEIICNSSVDLHVGAEMSGGSILVKGNAAAHAGREMSGGYLEIEGDTKEFTGASYIGEWRGMTGGQILVRGNAGKQCGECLTGGRIHVMGNCDILAGIHMTKGIIEIEGDVNRWPGGQMKNGNIIIHGFLGRLLEGFVLDGIVVDPVVEGVVFEGKFIKYTGDIGLNGKGSLFLDAEANKEKLTEYGELDDEYTSIREYRNL from the coding sequence GTGTTCAATTTGAAAACAATAACTTTTGATCAAATAAAAACTTCTTCAATTGCATTAGAATTTGATGAAGTAATTCCAGATGAAATTTATTCTTGGACTGAAGCAGATTTTGCTAAATATCAAGTACCAATTGGAAATTCTAGATTTCCAATTACTGATTTCTTCAAAATAACAGTTGAAGGTGAAGCTGATGGACCTGCAGATGTTAAAATGATCCTTAACGGAGATTTAAACAGAGTAAAATACATCGGTTGTAAAATGAGTGATGGTGAAATTATTTGTAACAGTAGCGTGGATCTTCACGTAGGTGCTGAAATGAGTGGTGGATCTATCCTTGTTAAAGGTAATGCAGCAGCTCATGCAGGAAGAGAAATGAGTGGTGGATACCTTGAAATTGAAGGTGATACTAAAGAATTCACAGGAGCTTCTTACATTGGTGAATGGAGAGGCATGACTGGTGGTCAAATCCTTGTTCGTGGTAATGCTGGAAAACAATGTGGAGAATGTTTAACTGGTGGAAGAATTCATGTTATGGGTAATTGTGATATCTTAGCTGGTATTCACATGACCAAAGGTATTATTGAAATTGAAGGTGATGTAAATCGTTGGCCTGGTGGTCAAATGAAAAACGGAAACATTATCATTCACGGTTTCCTTGGTAGATTACTCGAAGGATTTGTGCTTGATGGTATTGTCGTTGATCCTGTAGTTGAAGGGGTTGTATTCGAAGGTAAATTTATTAAATATACTGGAGACATTGGTTTAAATGGTAAAGGTTCTCTATTTTTAGATGCTGAAGCTAATAAAGAAAAATTAACAGAATATGGAGAATTAGACGACGAATATACTTCAATTAGAGAATATAGGAATTTATAA
- a CDS encoding DUF2097 domain-containing protein: MVKEIQMSIEDTIEYVRNNVKVADILEISYNRIFAPGEVLGIVEEDEITGEGLRVNLQLTGEILNQAVEIDLDTIADDLLEMRHVHDDEEIIIEVL; this comes from the coding sequence ATGGTAAAAGAGATTCAGATGTCTATAGAGGATACAATTGAATATGTTAGAAATAATGTTAAAGTTGCTGATATTTTAGAAATTTCATATAATCGTATTTTTGCTCCTGGTGAAGTTCTAGGTATTGTTGAAGAAGATGAAATAACTGGGGAAGGACTTAGAGTTAATTTACAATTGACTGGTGAAATTTTAAATCAAGCTGTTGAAATAGATTTGGATACAATAGCTGATGATTTACTAGAAATGAGACATGTTCATGATGATGAAGAAATCATCATCGAAGTTTTATAG
- a CDS encoding DUF2097 domain-containing protein, translating to MKKLKLTTKEAVDYLKKEVKIHDNLEISYNRIFAEGEVLNMDFSEYFGKTGFKMLISLDADSINPTIEIDVYEIQEDLIEFVHTPLNGEEVEVTVI from the coding sequence ATGAAAAAATTAAAATTAACAACTAAAGAAGCTGTAGATTATTTAAAAAAAGAGGTAAAAATTCATGATAATCTCGAAATTTCTTATAATAGGATTTTTGCTGAAGGAGAAGTTTTAAACATGGATTTTTCTGAATATTTTGGAAAAACAGGATTTAAAATGTTAATATCTCTTGATGCTGATTCAATTAATCCAACCATTGAAATTGATGTATACGAAATACAAGAGGATTTAATTGAATTTGTACATACGCCCTTGAATGGGGAAGAAGTGGAGGTAACTGTAATTTAA
- a CDS encoding DUF128 domain-containing protein, whose translation MSESDDRMMEILRILNEQEDPTGSKIIADKLKNKGFNLGERAVRYHMKILDEKGYTKRIGYSGRRITELGKEKLDKGLVYEQVDFVNSKIKEMIYLTNFSYMNQKGNVVINTATIYDEEAINIMKYISDNGLSVSHYFHLNEIKNEDEIEIQTICGTTIDGILLNEKIPSQPLYGGLLKIKDYHPDKFTELISYKKTSITPLEAFITPGMTSILDIIDNGNGYIPANFRLIPSISRKKAINIFENLKKIGISGIIEISEDGEDTLGIPVPQGMVGIVIVGGITPFCAIQESNHQIDIKKAEEIQNFEKLSPLSMQTKKILKNCNKNQTKVPSLLSKSWNLIQQVNFDVKTKKGDIISNVSYIKKDQIDSALSIMKETYNNNLEYVNPYYKIIKHPHDDDKIGIATICSLSIDGLLINNGIMSTPQYGGLLELNEHPLFIDLISYNSTSIDPHKIFLAKNMTSITENTSTKKILASLKEIPYVSRDKAIYYIDILEKIGFSIYKIGKPRELIYNAKVDKYNFGVVTGSGLNLICSIKEKGINIDVKAIEKLMPFEKMDKL comes from the coding sequence ATGTCAGAATCAGATGACAGAATGATGGAAATTTTAAGAATTCTAAATGAACAAGAAGATCCAACTGGTTCTAAAATAATAGCTGATAAATTAAAAAATAAAGGTTTTAACTTAGGTGAACGTGCTGTACGTTACCATATGAAAATCTTAGATGAAAAAGGATATACTAAACGAATAGGCTATTCTGGAAGACGAATCACAGAACTCGGAAAAGAAAAATTAGATAAAGGATTAGTCTATGAACAAGTTGATTTTGTAAACTCCAAAATTAAAGAAATGATTTATTTAACTAATTTTAGCTATATGAATCAAAAGGGAAATGTGGTAATAAATACTGCAACGATTTATGATGAAGAAGCTATTAATATAATGAAATATATTTCTGATAATGGCCTTTCTGTTAGTCACTATTTTCATTTAAATGAAATTAAAAATGAAGATGAAATCGAAATTCAAACAATTTGTGGAACAACAATTGATGGAATTTTATTAAATGAAAAAATTCCCTCACAACCACTTTATGGTGGACTTCTTAAAATTAAAGATTATCACCCAGACAAATTCACGGAATTGATTTCATATAAAAAAACGTCAATAACACCACTTGAAGCATTTATAACACCTGGAATGACTTCTATTTTAGATATTATAGATAATGGAAATGGGTACATACCAGCTAATTTTAGACTTATTCCAAGCATTAGTCGAAAAAAAGCTATAAACATCTTTGAAAACCTTAAAAAAATAGGAATAAGTGGAATTATTGAAATTTCAGAAGATGGGGAAGACACATTAGGAATTCCAGTTCCTCAAGGCATGGTGGGAATAGTTATTGTTGGTGGAATAACCCCTTTTTGTGCAATACAAGAATCAAATCACCAAATAGATATAAAAAAAGCTGAAGAAATTCAAAATTTCGAAAAATTATCTCCTTTATCAATGCAAACTAAGAAAATATTAAAAAATTGCAATAAAAACCAAACAAAAGTCCCATCTTTACTTTCAAAATCTTGGAATTTAATCCAACAAGTAAATTTTGATGTTAAAACCAAAAAAGGAGATATAATATCCAATGTTTCATATATTAAAAAAGACCAAATAGACTCTGCTCTTTCAATTATGAAAGAAACTTATAATAATAATCTAGAATATGTTAATCCCTATTATAAAATTATAAAACACCCCCATGATGATGATAAAATAGGAATAGCTACAATATGTAGTCTAAGTATTGATGGATTATTAATTAATAATGGAATAATGAGTACTCCCCAATATGGAGGGTTATTAGAACTAAATGAACATCCATTATTCATAGATTTAATTTCTTATAATAGTACATCTATTGATCCACACAAAATTTTTTTAGCTAAAAATATGACATCAATTACTGAAAATACAAGTACTAAAAAAATATTAGCTAGTTTAAAAGAAATACCCTATGTATCAAGAGATAAAGCCATTTATTACATTGATATTCTAGAAAAAATAGGATTTTCAATTTATAAAATCGGAAAACCGCGAGAATTAATTTATAATGCAAAAGTAGATAAATACAATTTTGGTGTTGTAACTGGAAGTGGACTTAACTTAATATGCTCAATTAAAGAAAAAGGAATAAATATTGATGTAAAAGCTATTGAAAAATTAATGCCTTTCGAAAAAATGGATAAGCTGTAA